In Clostridium sporogenes, one genomic interval encodes:
- the dnaX gene encoding DNA polymerase III subunit gamma/tau yields MLYLKYRPRFFKDVVGQGENTKILLNQIRTGHIGHAYLFCGNRGSGKTTTARIFSKAVNQHDNGEPLDNELSKKIDAGNCIDIVELDAASHNGIEDIRNIIEQAQYAPSECKYRVFIIDEVHMLSISAVNAFLKVLEEPPKNVIFILATTDPQKLPITVLSRCQRFDFKRIDVTDIFNRLKYICEHEKIKIDNKSLKLISIVADGAMRDAISILDQVRTMEEITYNNVTTLLGIMIEEDIRNIAFSIIKKDTISALQLINKAVMQNKKDANQLMKDLQKYFRNVLVLAINPNTEIATIEEEKQVMINLGKQVHKENLIKYIELLQEKINDSKYTYNNLTLLEVAVIELVKYKTEEEKISDIIKKVLKSTNTNPVAANNCSDMNNANDINNIFEQSKQYVINALLESPKDYIIDIGNGLRSSQISYYNGIVNIIPLNDNDRKILINGIKAVNAGFIKTLKENNMKIQKINIQ; encoded by the coding sequence ATGTTATATTTAAAGTACAGACCAAGATTTTTTAAGGATGTAGTAGGTCAAGGAGAAAATACCAAAATTTTATTAAATCAAATAAGAACTGGACATATAGGTCATGCTTATTTATTTTGTGGAAACAGAGGGAGCGGTAAAACAACAACCGCTAGAATTTTCTCAAAAGCTGTAAATCAGCATGATAATGGAGAACCATTAGATAATGAATTATCAAAAAAAATAGATGCAGGTAATTGTATAGATATTGTAGAGTTAGATGCGGCTTCACATAATGGAATAGAAGATATAAGGAATATTATAGAACAGGCCCAATATGCTCCATCAGAATGTAAATACAGAGTATTTATAATCGATGAAGTTCATATGCTGTCTATAAGTGCTGTAAACGCATTTTTAAAAGTACTAGAAGAACCACCTAAGAATGTAATATTTATATTAGCAACTACTGATCCACAGAAGTTGCCTATTACTGTATTATCTAGATGTCAAAGATTTGATTTTAAAAGAATAGATGTTACAGATATATTTAATAGGTTGAAATATATTTGTGAACATGAAAAGATAAAAATAGATAATAAAAGCTTAAAGTTGATTTCTATAGTAGCTGATGGAGCTATGAGAGATGCTATAAGTATTTTAGATCAGGTTAGAACTATGGAAGAGATTACTTATAATAATGTTACTACATTACTAGGAATAATGATAGAAGAAGATATAAGAAATATAGCTTTTAGCATTATTAAGAAAGATACTATATCTGCATTACAGCTTATAAATAAAGCTGTAATGCAGAATAAAAAAGATGCAAATCAATTAATGAAAGATCTGCAGAAATATTTTAGAAATGTTTTGGTATTAGCTATAAACCCTAATACTGAAATAGCAACTATAGAAGAGGAAAAACAGGTTATGATTAACTTAGGAAAACAAGTTCATAAAGAAAACTTAATTAAGTATATTGAGCTATTACAAGAAAAAATTAATGATAGTAAATATACTTATAATAACTTAACTTTATTAGAAGTAGCAGTAATAGAATTAGTGAAATATAAAACAGAAGAAGAAAAAATTAGTGATATTATAAAAAAAGTTCTCAAATCTACTAATACTAATCCAGTAGCAGCTAATAATTGTTCAGATATGAACAATGCCAATGATATTAATAATATATTTGAACAATCAAAGCAATATGTTATTAATGCATTATTGGAATCTCCAAAGGATTATATTATAGATATAGGAAATGGATTACGATCTTCACAAATATCTTACTATAATGGTATTGTTAATATAATACCATTAAATGATAATGACAGAAAAATATTAATTAATGGAATTAAAGCCGTAAATGCAGGCTTTATTAAAACATTAAAGGAAAATAATATGAAAATACAAAAAATTAATATCCAATAA